Proteins from one Triticum aestivum cultivar Chinese Spring chromosome 7A, IWGSC CS RefSeq v2.1, whole genome shotgun sequence genomic window:
- the LOC123150301 gene encoding putative cysteine-rich receptor-like protein kinase 20 isoform X1, with protein sequence MWPDPAGGFAAEPPCRWSSSSPTEGASDAQMAAMKQQAPESVQGRKEFLVEVLMLTVLSQPNFVSLVGFCAQGDKRLLLHKLDGQMLIEEENTMQRSIQHGKRYLGTRCYFSCQCTPYAGNRWLNRQSSRMDILAPLY encoded by the exons ATGTGGCCAGATCCGGCCGGGGGATTCGCCGCAGAGCCTCCATGTCGGTGGAGCAGCAGCAGCCCGACAGAAG GCGCTTCCGATGCACAGATGGCGGCAATGAAGCAGCAGGCTCCGGAGAGCGTGCAGGGGAGGAAGGAGTTCCTGGTGGAGGTGCTGATGctgacggtgctcagccagcctaACTTCGTCAGCCTGGTCGGCTTCTGCGCGCAGGGGGACAAGCGCCTGCTATT GCACAAATTGGACGGACAAATGTTGATAGAGGAGGAGAACACCATGCAA CGATCCATCCAACACGGCAAGAGATACCTAGGCACTCGGTGCTATTTCTCGTGTCAATGCACCCCCTATGCCGGGAATCGATGGCTCAACCGACAATCGAGCAGGATGGATATCCTAGCGCCTCTATATTAG
- the LOC123150301 gene encoding probable serine/threonine-protein kinase PBL5 isoform X3 has translation MAAMKQQAPESVQGRKEFLVEVLMLTVLSQPNFVSLVGFCAQGDKRLLLHKLDGQMLIEEENTMQRSIQHGKRYLGTRCYFSCQCTPYAGNRWLNRQSSRMDILAPLY, from the exons ATGGCGGCAATGAAGCAGCAGGCTCCGGAGAGCGTGCAGGGGAGGAAGGAGTTCCTGGTGGAGGTGCTGATGctgacggtgctcagccagcctaACTTCGTCAGCCTGGTCGGCTTCTGCGCGCAGGGGGACAAGCGCCTGCTATT GCACAAATTGGACGGACAAATGTTGATAGAGGAGGAGAACACCATGCAA CGATCCATCCAACACGGCAAGAGATACCTAGGCACTCGGTGCTATTTCTCGTGTCAATGCACCCCCTATGCCGGGAATCGATGGCTCAACCGACAATCGAGCAGGATGGATATCCTAGCGCCTCTATATTAG
- the LOC123150301 gene encoding probable serine/threonine-protein kinase PBL21 isoform X2, with the protein MWPDPAGGFAAEPPCRWSSSSPTEGASDAQMAAMKQQAPESVQGRKEFLVEVLMLTVLSQPNFVSLVGFCAQGDKRLLLHKLDGQMLIEEENTMQVLKRNTQAQICFNADGT; encoded by the exons ATGTGGCCAGATCCGGCCGGGGGATTCGCCGCAGAGCCTCCATGTCGGTGGAGCAGCAGCAGCCCGACAGAAG GCGCTTCCGATGCACAGATGGCGGCAATGAAGCAGCAGGCTCCGGAGAGCGTGCAGGGGAGGAAGGAGTTCCTGGTGGAGGTGCTGATGctgacggtgctcagccagcctaACTTCGTCAGCCTGGTCGGCTTCTGCGCGCAGGGGGACAAGCGCCTGCTATT GCACAAATTGGACGGACAAATGTTGATAGAGGAGGAGAACACCATGCAAGTAC TAAAAAGAAACACCCAAGCGCAGATCTGTTTCAACGCAGACGGTACCTGA
- the LOC123150301 gene encoding probable serine/threonine-protein kinase PBL7 isoform X4, whose protein sequence is MWPDPAGGFAAEPPCRWSSSSPTEGASDAQMAAMKQQAPESVQGRKEFLVEVLMLTVLSQPNFVSLVGFCAQGDKRLLLHKLDGQMLIEEENTMQ, encoded by the exons ATGTGGCCAGATCCGGCCGGGGGATTCGCCGCAGAGCCTCCATGTCGGTGGAGCAGCAGCAGCCCGACAGAAG GCGCTTCCGATGCACAGATGGCGGCAATGAAGCAGCAGGCTCCGGAGAGCGTGCAGGGGAGGAAGGAGTTCCTGGTGGAGGTGCTGATGctgacggtgctcagccagcctaACTTCGTCAGCCTGGTCGGCTTCTGCGCGCAGGGGGACAAGCGCCTGCTATT GCACAAATTGGACGGACAAATGTTGATAGAGGAGGAGAACACCATGCAA TAA